A stretch of Methylogaea oryzae DNA encodes these proteins:
- a CDS encoding ABC transporter permease, protein MPDLRPRLIAALPLLSLLALLALWQTAAQLAGSQALPTPAAVAQVLARELASGRLPHHLGITLARLGASFAVAMTLGAALGILLGRRPLLDRFFDHWLVVFLNIPALVTIILCYVWFGLTESAAMAAVVVNKLPNVAVTLREGARSLDRDLLEMAQSYRFGRWKTLRHVVWPQLAPFLLAASRSGLALTWKIILVVELLGRSDGMGYQLQLFFQMFDVAGILAYTLAFVVVIQAVEAGLLRPLDRLAGQWRR, encoded by the coding sequence ATGCCTGACTTACGCCCCAGGCTCATCGCCGCCTTGCCGCTGCTGTCGCTGCTCGCCCTGCTGGCGCTCTGGCAAACCGCCGCGCAACTGGCCGGCAGCCAGGCGCTGCCTACGCCCGCCGCCGTCGCGCAGGTGCTGGCGCGGGAACTGGCCTCCGGACGCTTGCCGCATCACCTGGGCATCACCCTGGCGCGGCTGGGAGCCAGTTTCGCCGTGGCCATGACGTTGGGCGCCGCGCTGGGCATACTGCTGGGCCGACGGCCGCTGCTCGACCGCTTTTTCGACCATTGGCTGGTGGTGTTTCTCAACATCCCCGCCCTCGTCACCATCATCCTCTGCTACGTTTGGTTCGGGCTGACCGAAAGCGCCGCCATGGCCGCCGTGGTGGTCAACAAACTGCCCAACGTGGCGGTGACGCTGCGGGAGGGCGCGCGCAGCTTGGATCGGGACTTGTTGGAAATGGCGCAAAGTTATCGCTTCGGCCGCTGGAAGACCCTGCGTCACGTCGTCTGGCCGCAGTTGGCGCCTTTCCTGCTGGCGGCGTCCCGCAGCGGGCTGGCGCTGACCTGGAAAATCATTCTGGTGGTGGAACTGCTGGGGCGCAGCGACGGCATGGGCTACCAGCTGCAGCTGTTTTTCCAGATGTTCGACGTGGCCGGCATCCTAGCCTACACATTGGCCTTCGTCGTCGTGATCCAAGCGGTGGAAGCGGGCCTGTTGCGTCCCCTGGACCGCCTTGCCGGACAATGGCGACGATGA
- a CDS encoding acylphosphatase: MYIKGRVQGVSFRAAARAHAQSLGVGGYAKNLPGGEVEVLAEGEAAAVDAFVAWCHQGPGLASVQEVSLTEEEVPFGEYDHFAIRY; encoded by the coding sequence ATGTATATTAAGGGCCGAGTGCAGGGCGTCAGCTTTCGCGCCGCTGCCCGCGCCCACGCCCAATCCCTCGGCGTCGGCGGTTACGCGAAGAACTTGCCCGGCGGCGAGGTGGAGGTCTTGGCGGAGGGCGAGGCCGCGGCGGTGGACGCGTTTGTGGCGTGGTGCCATCAAGGGCCGGGGCTGGCGAGCGTGCAGGAGGTTAGCTTGACGGAGGAAGAAGTGCCGTTCGGCGAATACGATCATTTCGCCATACGTTACTGA
- the orn gene encoding oligoribonuclease, whose translation MPQDKENLIWIDLEMTGLDPQKECIIEIATIVTDKHLNVLAEGPVIAVSQPEAALAGMDAWNQKTHGESGLVKRVKESTIGVAEAERLTLEFLKEWVPAGASPMCGNSICQDRRFLVREMVELERYFHYRHLDVSTLKELAARWAPQIKDGFKKRNTHQALDDIRESIEELRYYREHFIRLP comes from the coding sequence ATGCCGCAAGACAAGGAAAACCTCATTTGGATCGACCTGGAAATGACCGGGCTCGATCCGCAAAAGGAATGCATCATCGAAATCGCCACGATCGTTACCGACAAGCACTTGAACGTGTTGGCCGAAGGTCCGGTGATCGCCGTCAGCCAGCCGGAAGCGGCGTTGGCCGGCATGGACGCGTGGAATCAAAAAACCCACGGCGAGTCGGGGTTGGTGAAGCGGGTGAAGGAAAGCACCATCGGCGTGGCCGAGGCCGAGCGGCTGACGCTGGAATTTCTCAAAGAGTGGGTGCCGGCCGGCGCTTCCCCCATGTGCGGCAACAGCATTTGCCAGGATCGGCGCTTTCTCGTCAGGGAGATGGTCGAGCTGGAGCGTTATTTCCACTATCGCCACCTGGACGTGTCCACGCTCAAGGAACTGGCCGCCCGCTGGGCGCCGCAGATCAAGGACGGTTTCAAGAAACGCAATACCCACCAGGCCCTGGACGACATCCGCGAGTCCATCGAGGAACTGCGTTACTACCGCGAGCATTTCATCCGTTTGCCTTGA
- a CDS encoding M48 family metallopeptidase, which produces MNTMTTVFLAALTVALGLQTWLWRRQAAHVKAHRGEVPAAFRDSFPLESHQKAADYTLDKGNLGEKERAFGALVTLGFTLGGGIDWIAGLWSASSWSATLQGMATILTFFLAAQLLDLPFDLYRTFVLEQRHGFNRNTPRQFATDLLMQWALTLALGGPLLWLILWVMDGAGLWWLWAWAILMGFSLVMAWAYPTFIAPLFNRFTPLADDALRSRVEALLERCGFHSKGIFVMDGSRRSGHGNAYFTGIGNNKRIVFFDTLLTTLNHDEVEAVLAHELGHFKRKHVVKMLGVSATTTLAGFALLGWLAGNDWFYHGLGVSQPSNAAALMLFMLVSPSFTLFLQPLMAMFQRKNEFEADDFAAEHAKSTALVSALVKLYRDNASTLTPDPVYSAFHYSHPPAADRIGHLNAKTA; this is translated from the coding sequence ATGAACACCATGACCACCGTTTTCCTCGCCGCCCTCACCGTCGCCCTCGGCCTGCAAACCTGGCTATGGCGGCGCCAGGCGGCCCACGTCAAAGCCCACCGGGGCGAGGTGCCGGCCGCCTTCCGCGACAGCTTTCCCCTGGAATCCCACCAAAAAGCCGCCGACTACACCCTGGACAAGGGCAACCTGGGCGAGAAGGAAAGAGCCTTCGGCGCGCTAGTCACCCTGGGCTTCACCCTGGGCGGGGGCATCGACTGGATCGCCGGCCTGTGGAGCGCCAGCAGCTGGTCCGCCACGCTGCAAGGGATGGCCACCATCCTCACCTTCTTCTTGGCGGCGCAGTTGCTGGACCTGCCCTTCGACCTGTACCGCACGTTCGTGCTGGAACAACGCCACGGTTTCAACCGCAACACGCCGCGCCAGTTCGCCACCGACCTGCTCATGCAGTGGGCCTTGACCCTGGCCCTGGGCGGGCCGCTGCTGTGGCTGATCCTGTGGGTGATGGACGGCGCCGGCCTGTGGTGGCTGTGGGCTTGGGCCATCCTGATGGGCTTCTCCCTGGTGATGGCCTGGGCCTATCCCACCTTCATCGCGCCGCTGTTCAACCGTTTCACGCCCCTGGCGGACGACGCCCTGCGCAGCCGCGTCGAAGCCCTGCTGGAACGCTGCGGCTTCCACAGCAAGGGCATATTCGTCATGGACGGCTCGCGCCGCTCCGGCCACGGCAACGCTTATTTCACCGGAATAGGCAACAACAAGCGCATCGTCTTCTTCGACACCCTGCTCACCACCCTCAACCACGACGAAGTGGAAGCGGTGCTGGCCCACGAGCTGGGCCACTTCAAGCGCAAGCACGTGGTGAAAATGCTGGGCGTGAGCGCCACCACGACCCTGGCCGGCTTCGCCCTGCTGGGCTGGCTGGCCGGCAACGACTGGTTTTACCACGGCCTGGGGGTGTCGCAGCCGTCCAACGCCGCCGCCTTGATGCTGTTCATGCTGGTCAGCCCCAGCTTCACGCTGTTCCTGCAACCGCTGATGGCGATGTTCCAGCGCAAGAACGAATTCGAAGCAGACGACTTCGCCGCCGAGCACGCCAAGTCCACCGCCCTGGTCAGCGCCCTGGTCAAACTGTACCGGGACAACGCCAGCACCCTGACGCCGGACCCCGTCTACTCCGCCTTCCACTACAGCCACCCGCCGGCCGCCGACCGCATCGGCCACCTGAACGCCAAAACCGCCTGA
- a CDS encoding ABC transporter ATP-binding protein translates to MTQVDIHIQRKAYKPGAPAAIEDLHLSLAPGEFVCLVGPSGCGKTTLLNLVAGLDRDYQGAIDIGHRQGAAPVIGYVFQNPRLLPWRTVRENIDLALPGDGGADVDELLRILGLEAAQHVYPQRLSLGMSRRAAIARAFAVEPDLLLMDEPFVSLDPPTARRVRQLLLEVWGVRPHTVLFVTHDLREAISLADRLIFLTPSPTRVVAEVAVDIPRAARDQEKAVEAFRQRLTTERPEIGHLL, encoded by the coding sequence ATGACCCAGGTCGACATCCATATTCAGCGCAAAGCCTATAAGCCCGGCGCTCCGGCGGCCATCGAGGACTTGCACCTGTCGTTGGCTCCTGGGGAGTTCGTCTGCCTGGTGGGCCCCTCCGGTTGCGGCAAGACCACTCTGCTCAACTTGGTGGCGGGGCTGGATCGCGACTATCAGGGCGCCATCGACATCGGCCACCGGCAAGGCGCTGCGCCGGTCATCGGCTATGTCTTCCAAAATCCGCGCCTGTTGCCCTGGCGCACGGTCAGGGAGAACATCGACTTGGCCCTGCCCGGCGACGGCGGAGCCGACGTGGACGAGCTGTTGCGCATCCTGGGGCTGGAAGCGGCCCAGCACGTTTATCCGCAACGCTTGTCCCTGGGCATGAGCCGGCGCGCGGCCATTGCCCGCGCCTTCGCCGTCGAGCCCGACTTGTTGCTGATGGACGAACCGTTCGTCTCCCTCGACCCGCCCACGGCGCGCCGGGTACGTCAGTTGCTGCTGGAAGTCTGGGGGGTACGCCCCCATACGGTGCTGTTCGTCACCCACGACCTGCGGGAAGCCATTAGCCTGGCGGATCGCTTGATATTCCTCACCCCCTCGCCCACCCGGGTCGTCGCCGAGGTGGCGGTGGACATTCCGCGCGCCGCGCGGGACCAAGAAAAAGCGGTGGAGGCGTTCCGTCAACGCCTGACGACGGAGCGGCCGGAAATCGGCCATTTGCTTTAA
- a CDS encoding ABC transporter substrate-binding protein yields MTRTLHYLLFLLAASTTAHAAEPLRIGALAFGTLNWELATIQDAGLDKANGIELETQTLASPQAGSVALLSNSVDLIVSDWIWVSRQRENGADFSFAPYSASHGVLIVPPASPIKDLSDLAGKRLGVAGGGLDKNWLLLRALYQEKYGQDLEKAATVVFGAPPLLNEQLQQGKLDALLDYWHYAAKLEGKGYRPLLNGQDLMHQLGIKAVLPSLGYVFRETLGTQRPAALKGFLAATQEAKRLLCESDPAWEKVKSLTQEEDPAALASLRRNYCAGQVRHWGADEQKAAETLYRLLKQAGGAEAAGQSETLAPGTFWPHAADR; encoded by the coding sequence ATGACGCGCACCCTGCATTACCTGCTGTTTCTGTTAGCCGCCTCGACCACCGCCCACGCCGCCGAACCCCTGCGCATCGGCGCCTTGGCTTTCGGCACCCTCAATTGGGAGCTGGCCACCATTCAGGACGCGGGGCTGGACAAAGCCAACGGCATCGAACTGGAAACCCAGACCCTCGCCAGCCCTCAGGCGGGCTCGGTGGCCTTGCTTTCCAACAGCGTGGATTTGATCGTCAGCGACTGGATTTGGGTATCGCGGCAAAGAGAAAACGGAGCCGACTTCAGCTTCGCGCCCTACTCCGCCAGCCACGGCGTGTTGATCGTTCCGCCGGCCTCTCCCATCAAGGATCTGTCCGATTTGGCCGGCAAGCGCCTAGGCGTTGCCGGCGGCGGCCTGGACAAGAACTGGCTGCTGTTGCGCGCCTTGTACCAGGAAAAATACGGGCAGGATTTGGAAAAAGCCGCCACCGTGGTGTTCGGCGCCCCGCCGCTCCTCAACGAGCAACTGCAACAGGGCAAGCTGGACGCGCTGCTGGATTACTGGCATTACGCCGCCAAACTGGAAGGCAAGGGCTATCGGCCGCTGCTCAACGGCCAGGATTTGATGCATCAGCTGGGCATCAAAGCCGTTCTCCCCAGCCTCGGGTACGTGTTTCGGGAAACTCTCGGCACGCAGCGCCCAGCTGCCCTGAAAGGGTTTTTGGCCGCCACGCAGGAAGCCAAACGCCTGCTGTGCGAATCGGACCCCGCCTGGGAAAAAGTAAAGTCCCTGACCCAGGAGGAAGACCCTGCGGCGTTGGCCAGCTTGCGGCGCAACTATTGCGCCGGACAGGTGCGGCACTGGGGCGCGGACGAGCAAAAAGCGGCCGAAACGCTCTACCGGCTGCTCAAGCAAGCCGGCGGCGCGGAAGCCGCCGGCCAATCGGAAACGCTCGCCCCCGGTACGTTCTGGCCCCACGCCGCCGACCGGTGA
- a CDS encoding putative bifunctional diguanylate cyclase/phosphodiesterase encodes MSWLSSAEFMPHGFCYQWRSDLLSLHVVSDLLIVLSYYSIPFALLVFVRRRTDLAYRWVLHLFGLFIFLCGTTHLMSILTVWMPAYWLAGAIKVATAAVSLVTAVLIWPLLPKLLALPSPRQLLEANRELAKTLAAHEAVEQQLRKLSLALEYSSSMVVITDIHGNIEYCNPAFCRVTGYSAEELIGQKPSILKSGFTDDTVYRDLWAAIAGGGEWQGELLDRKKNGELYWALEYIAPIKDEQGRVSQYVAVSHDISELKNSEETIKRLAFYDPLTDLPNRALFRERLDQAMVWARRESGPFALLYLDLDRFKNINDTLGHMAGDRLLVAVGQRIRHLLREIDTVARLGGDEFAVILPNVGRPEEVGGVAEKIVSALNQPFQVDGYELFVSGSIGVAVYPSDATDMDRLIMLADSALYHAKDGGGNRFEFYSELSNAVTLERLALEMDLRYALDRGELMVYYQPKVDLRSGDMVGSEALLRWRHPVHGLVAPDQFIPIAEETGLIVAIGEWVLRTVCRQIRRWCDQGRRFSVAINLSARQFRERELAAVISAALADEGLAPELLELEITESIVMHNAEQAAVILSGLKEQGLSVSIDDFGTGYSSLNYLKRFPVDALKIDRSFVRDIATDNDDARIVAAVVALAHSLGLRVIAEGVETAEQGEFLLSEGCDQAQGYFYGRPVPAEELFKT; translated from the coding sequence ATGAGTTGGCTGAGCTCGGCGGAGTTCATGCCGCACGGTTTCTGCTACCAGTGGCGATCGGACTTGTTGTCGCTGCACGTGGTCAGCGACCTGCTGATTGTCCTGTCCTATTACTCCATTCCTTTCGCCTTGCTGGTGTTCGTGCGCCGACGCACGGATTTAGCCTATCGCTGGGTGCTGCATCTGTTCGGGCTGTTCATTTTCCTGTGCGGCACAACGCATTTGATGTCGATCCTCACCGTCTGGATGCCGGCCTACTGGCTGGCCGGCGCGATCAAAGTCGCCACGGCGGCGGTGTCCCTGGTGACGGCGGTATTGATCTGGCCTTTATTGCCTAAATTGCTGGCCCTGCCCAGTCCGCGGCAGTTGCTGGAAGCCAATCGGGAACTGGCCAAGACGTTGGCGGCCCACGAAGCCGTGGAGCAGCAGTTGCGCAAGCTGTCGCTGGCTTTGGAATACAGCTCCAGCATGGTGGTGATCACCGATATCCACGGCAATATCGAGTATTGCAATCCGGCGTTTTGCCGGGTGACGGGGTATAGCGCCGAGGAATTGATCGGTCAAAAACCCAGTATTCTGAAATCCGGCTTTACCGACGATACCGTCTACCGGGATCTGTGGGCGGCCATTGCCGGCGGCGGCGAATGGCAGGGCGAGTTGCTGGACCGTAAAAAGAACGGCGAGTTGTACTGGGCGTTGGAGTACATCGCTCCCATCAAGGACGAACAAGGGCGTGTGAGCCAATACGTGGCCGTTTCCCACGACATCAGCGAGCTGAAAAATTCGGAAGAAACCATAAAGCGCCTGGCTTTTTACGATCCCTTGACGGATTTGCCCAACCGCGCACTGTTCCGCGAGCGGCTGGATCAAGCCATGGTGTGGGCGCGGCGCGAAAGCGGACCTTTCGCGCTGTTGTACCTGGATCTGGATCGCTTCAAGAATATCAACGACACCCTGGGCCATATGGCGGGGGACCGGCTGCTGGTGGCCGTGGGGCAGCGCATACGCCACTTGCTGCGGGAGATCGATACGGTGGCGCGGCTGGGCGGCGACGAGTTCGCGGTCATCCTGCCCAACGTCGGCCGCCCGGAAGAAGTGGGCGGCGTTGCGGAGAAGATCGTCAGCGCTTTGAATCAGCCGTTTCAGGTGGACGGTTATGAACTGTTCGTCAGCGGCAGCATTGGCGTCGCCGTGTATCCCAGCGATGCGACGGACATGGACCGCTTGATCATGTTGGCGGATTCCGCCCTGTACCATGCCAAGGATGGCGGTGGCAACCGCTTCGAGTTTTACAGCGAGCTGTCCAACGCCGTGACCTTGGAACGGCTGGCCTTGGAAATGGATCTGCGCTACGCCTTGGATAGGGGCGAGTTGATGGTCTACTACCAGCCCAAAGTGGACTTGCGCAGCGGCGACATGGTGGGCTCGGAGGCCTTGCTGCGCTGGCGCCACCCGGTTCACGGCTTGGTGGCGCCGGACCAGTTCATCCCCATCGCCGAGGAAACCGGCCTTATCGTCGCCATCGGCGAGTGGGTGCTGCGGACGGTGTGCCGGCAGATTCGCCGCTGGTGCGACCAAGGGCGTCGATTCAGCGTGGCCATCAACCTGTCCGCCCGCCAGTTCCGCGAGCGGGAGCTGGCCGCGGTCATCAGCGCCGCGCTGGCGGATGAAGGCTTGGCGCCGGAACTGTTGGAGCTGGAAATCACCGAGAGCATCGTCATGCACAATGCGGAGCAGGCGGCAGTGATCCTATCCGGCTTGAAGGAGCAAGGCTTGTCGGTTTCCATCGACGATTTCGGCACCGGTTATTCCTCGCTCAACTACCTCAAGCGTTTCCCTGTGGACGCCTTGAAAATCGACCGTTCGTTCGTGCGCGACATCGCCACGGACAACGACGATGCCCGCATCGTCGCCGCCGTGGTGGCCTTGGCCCACAGCCTGGGGCTGCGCGTCATCGCCGAAGGCGTGGAAACGGCCGAACAGGGCGAGTTCCTGCTGAGTGAGGGCTGCGATCAAGCCCAGGGCTATTTCTACGGCCGGCCGGTGCCGGCGGAAGAGTTGTTTAAAACTTGA
- a CDS encoding MBL fold metallo-hydrolase, with the protein MKVRFWGVRGSIPSPGPRTAKYGGNTTCIEVRTGAGDLIILDGGTGIFALAQSLMSQMPVTAHIFLTHSHWDHIQGLPFFTPIFIPGNRVRLHGAFDPVTGQGVEQVMRVQLQYSYFPVREVELKADLEYVTLAFGESVTVGSAVVTPVLLNHPVINLGYRVDCDGKSVFFTGDHEPHYNLYEPDEDGYAEYQALIDEQRDAIYAAIAGVDVLITDSSYTVEEYPAKKGWGHGTFDSSIQIAQAVRAKRLYCTHHEPTRSDDDLESVFADAVARYPRKPGDPEYFLAREGLEIAL; encoded by the coding sequence ATGAAGGTCAGATTCTGGGGTGTGCGCGGTTCCATCCCTTCGCCCGGTCCGCGCACGGCCAAATACGGCGGCAACACCACCTGCATCGAGGTGCGCACCGGCGCCGGTGACTTGATTATCCTGGACGGCGGAACCGGCATTTTCGCTTTGGCGCAATCCCTGATGAGCCAAATGCCGGTGACCGCCCACATATTCCTGACCCACAGCCACTGGGACCATATCCAGGGACTGCCGTTTTTCACCCCCATCTTCATTCCCGGCAACCGCGTGCGGCTGCACGGCGCGTTCGATCCCGTGACCGGCCAGGGCGTGGAACAGGTGATGCGGGTGCAGTTGCAGTACAGCTATTTCCCCGTGCGCGAAGTCGAGTTGAAAGCCGATTTGGAATACGTCACCTTGGCGTTCGGCGAAAGCGTGACGGTGGGCAGCGCGGTGGTCACGCCGGTGTTGCTCAACCACCCGGTGATCAATTTGGGCTATCGGGTCGATTGCGACGGCAAGTCGGTTTTCTTTACCGGGGACCATGAGCCGCACTACAACCTGTACGAGCCCGACGAAGACGGCTACGCCGAATACCAGGCGCTCATCGACGAGCAACGCGATGCCATATACGCCGCCATCGCCGGGGTGGACGTGCTGATTACCGATTCTTCCTATACCGTGGAAGAGTATCCCGCGAAAAAGGGCTGGGGCCACGGCACGTTCGATTCTTCCATCCAGATAGCCCAGGCTGTGCGAGCCAAGCGGTTGTACTGCACCCACCACGAGCCGACGCGTAGCGACGACGACTTGGAGAGCGTGTTCGCCGACGCCGTGGCCCGTTATCCCCGCAAGCCGGGAGATCCAGAATATTTCCTGGCGCGCGAGGGGCTGGAGATCGCGCTGTAA
- the rsgA gene encoding ribosome small subunit-dependent GTPase A, with product MSERRQGLVVAHLGKGLAVEGPDGRVLACHTLRQLGSVAVGDQVLWEPCGDDQGRVVAVLPRRSELLRPAHGGKTRLVAANLDQVLVVMAPEPEPDFLLADQILAVCEHRDIGAVLLFNKIDLFDGDAEVESQLQGYAAIGYPLLRVSVKQGAGMSELQAALAGKTSMLAGQSGVGKSSISRALLPEHDIRVGHISALSGLGRHTTTAATLYHLAAGGDLIDSPGVAVFGMADMTPAILAQNYRDFQPFLPRCRYNDCAHIKDQGCALREAVEKGEVSDSRYRRYLKLLEKLPNLRPGDSR from the coding sequence ATGAGCGAGCGGCGGCAAGGCCTGGTGGTCGCCCACCTGGGCAAGGGGCTGGCGGTGGAAGGCCCGGACGGCCGCGTGCTGGCCTGCCACACCCTGCGCCAGCTGGGCAGCGTGGCGGTGGGCGACCAAGTGCTGTGGGAACCCTGCGGCGACGACCAGGGCCGGGTGGTAGCAGTGCTGCCGCGCCGCAGCGAGTTGCTGCGCCCGGCCCACGGCGGCAAAACCCGTTTGGTGGCGGCCAACCTGGACCAAGTCCTGGTGGTGATGGCGCCGGAACCGGAGCCCGACTTCCTGCTGGCCGACCAAATCCTCGCCGTGTGCGAACACCGCGACATCGGCGCCGTCCTGCTGTTCAACAAAATCGACCTGTTCGACGGCGACGCGGAGGTGGAAAGCCAGTTGCAAGGCTACGCCGCCATCGGTTACCCGCTGCTGCGCGTCAGCGTCAAACAGGGCGCCGGCATGAGCGAACTGCAAGCGGCGCTGGCGGGCAAAACCAGCATGCTGGCCGGCCAGTCCGGCGTGGGCAAATCCTCCATCAGCCGCGCGCTATTGCCCGAGCACGACATCCGCGTCGGCCACATCTCCGCCCTCAGCGGCCTGGGCCGCCACACCACCACCGCGGCGACGCTCTACCATCTGGCAGCCGGCGGCGACCTGATCGACAGCCCCGGCGTCGCCGTATTCGGCATGGCGGACATGACCCCCGCCATCCTGGCCCAGAATTACCGCGACTTCCAACCCTTCCTGCCCCGCTGCCGCTACAACGACTGCGCCCACATCAAAGACCAGGGCTGCGCCCTGCGCGAGGCGGTGGAAAAAGGGGAAGTCAGCGATAGCCGCTACCGGCGCTATTTGAAACTGCTGGAAAAACTGCCGAACCTGCGACCGGGCGACTCCCGCTAA
- a CDS encoding HDOD domain-containing protein, whose amino-acid sequence MGQITAELDKKLLAAVEQMPAFPRSVQRILELTRDLACSPKELVQVIETDPVMTIKVLKVINSSYYSFPKKITSVSQCVVYLGFNTVKNLALGIAAIGILPKHNGADFDVEQYLLHSLSTASLAKLLCGRVGHAGLEPMDCYIAGLLHDFGKVVFAQFMPEEFSAALALSRQENIPLHLAEQRMIGADHTVVGSMLAEHWQFAQPLVQCIRHHHSTNVDTGVMHACLFLANQISKQMRYGDSGNACIETPSAEQLRYFGATSLEEVIPSESEMEKVLLEAKTFAQLENA is encoded by the coding sequence ATGGGGCAGATTACGGCGGAATTGGACAAGAAGCTGCTGGCGGCCGTGGAGCAAATGCCGGCTTTCCCGCGCAGCGTGCAGCGTATCCTGGAGTTGACCCGCGATTTGGCTTGCTCGCCCAAGGAGTTGGTGCAGGTTATCGAAACGGATCCGGTGATGACGATCAAGGTATTGAAGGTCATCAATTCGTCCTATTACAGCTTCCCCAAAAAAATCACGTCCGTTAGCCAGTGCGTGGTGTATTTGGGATTCAATACGGTCAAAAATCTTGCCCTGGGCATCGCCGCCATCGGTATTTTGCCCAAGCATAACGGCGCCGATTTCGATGTCGAGCAATACCTGCTGCATTCTTTGTCCACCGCCAGTTTGGCCAAGCTGTTATGCGGCCGGGTGGGGCATGCGGGCCTGGAGCCCATGGATTGCTATATCGCCGGCTTGCTGCACGATTTCGGTAAGGTTGTGTTCGCCCAGTTCATGCCGGAAGAGTTCAGCGCGGCCTTGGCGCTCAGCCGGCAGGAGAATATTCCCCTGCATTTGGCCGAGCAGCGCATGATCGGCGCCGACCACACCGTGGTGGGCTCCATGCTGGCCGAGCACTGGCAGTTCGCCCAGCCCCTGGTGCAGTGCATTCGGCATCACCATTCCACCAACGTCGATACCGGCGTGATGCACGCCTGCTTGTTCCTGGCCAACCAGATCAGCAAGCAAATGCGCTACGGCGACAGCGGCAATGCCTGCATCGAAACGCCGTCCGCCGAGCAACTGCGCTATTTCGGCGCCACGTCGCTGGAGGAGGTGATTCCCAGCGAGAGCGAGATGGAGAAAGTGCTGCTGGAGGCGAAAACTTTCGCCCAACTGGAGAACGCCTGA
- a CDS encoding histidine triad nucleotide-binding protein: MAECIFCKMAAGEIKPAIVHETDQVLAFRDINPRAPVHVLVIPKKHIATLNDLDAGDTQLAGELLQTAKIVAEMEGLSQNGYRTVINCNAHGGQEVFHLHIHVLGGRAMKWPPG, translated from the coding sequence ATGGCCGAGTGTATTTTTTGCAAAATGGCGGCAGGGGAGATTAAACCCGCCATTGTGCATGAAACCGACCAGGTTCTTGCCTTTCGCGACATCAATCCCCGCGCTCCCGTGCACGTTTTGGTGATTCCCAAGAAGCACATCGCCACCCTCAACGATCTGGACGCCGGCGATACCCAGTTGGCCGGCGAGTTGCTCCAAACCGCGAAAATCGTTGCCGAAATGGAAGGGTTGTCGCAAAACGGCTATCGCACGGTCATCAATTGCAACGCCCACGGCGGCCAGGAAGTCTTCCATCTGCACATCCACGTGTTGGGCGGGCGCGCCATGAAGTGGCCTCCGGGCTGA